A genomic segment from Nicotiana sylvestris chromosome 1, ASM39365v2, whole genome shotgun sequence encodes:
- the LOC138872639 gene encoding secreted RxLR effector protein 161-like, producing the protein MEESKEIDTYIATATKLDIDEPDSSVDRKLYRGMIGSFLYLTARIPDIIFSVGLCARFRANPKESHLTAVKRILRYLKGITDLCLCYPKGSNFNLVGYVDVDYTSFLVDRKSTSGMAHFLGSCLVSWATKKQNSVALSTAEAE; encoded by the coding sequence atggaagaatcaaaggaaatagacacttATATTGCAACAGCCACAAAAttggacatagatgaacctgaTTCATCTGTTGATcggaagttgtataggggtatgattggttcatttttgtatcttactgctagaaTACCTGACATTAtattcagtgtagggctttgtgctcgatttcgagcaaatccaaaggaatcccacttgactgctgtcaagagaatattgagatacttgaaaggcattACTGACCTTTGTCTTTgttatccaaaaggtagtaactttaacctagtgggatatgTTGATGTTGACTATACAAGTTTtcttgtggataggaagagcacctcaggtatggcacacttcctcggttcatgtcttgtgtcatgggctactaaaaagcaaaattcagtggccttatccactgctgaagctgagtaA